A genomic stretch from Myripristis murdjan chromosome 12, fMyrMur1.1, whole genome shotgun sequence includes:
- the ube2g1b gene encoding ubiquitin-conjugating enzyme E2G 1b, protein MTEQSSLLLRKQLAELNKNPVEGFSAGLIDDDDIYQWEVVVIGPQDTLFEGGFFKANLTFPHDYPLRPPKMRFITEIWHPNVAKNGDVCISILHEPGEDKYGYEKPEERWLPIHTVETIMISVISMLADPNGDSPANVDAAKEWREDPTGEFKRKVARCVRKSQEMAFD, encoded by the exons ATGACCGAGCAGTCGTCGCTGTTGCTACGTAAACAACTAGCAG AGCTCAACAAGAACCCAGTGGAGGGCTTTTCAGCTGGCCTCATCGACGATGATGATATCTACCAGTGGGAGGTAGTCGTCATTGGACCTCAAGATACACTGTT TGAGGGAGGTTTTTTCAAAGCCAACCTGACTTTTCCCCATGACTACCCTCTGAGGCCTCCCAAGATGAGGTTCATCACAGAAATCTGGCATCCCAATG TGGCAAAAAACGGTGATGTGTGCATCTCTATCCTGCACGAGCCTGGAGAGGACAAGTACGGCTATGAGAAACCGGAGGAGCGCTGGCTGCCGATCCACACGGTGGAGACCATCATGATCAGCGTTATCTCCATGTTGGCGGATCCCAACGGAGACTCTCCTGCCAACGTGGATGCAGCT AAAGAGTGGAGGGAGGATCCAACAGGAGAGTTCAAGAGGAAGGTGGCACGCTGCGTCCGGAAAAGTCAGGAGATGGCTTTCGACTAG